A genomic stretch from Acidobacteriota bacterium includes:
- a CDS encoding formate--tetrahydrofolate ligase, which translates to MSVKIARPVPSDIEIAQSADLLPAVQVAAGLGLGEDDLDLYGKYKAKIHLDVLDRLKGQPLGRYIDVTAITPTPLGEGKTTTTVGLGQALGAHLGKKVVTVVRQPSMGPTFGIKGGAAGGGYSQIVPMEDFNLHLTGDIHAVTAANDLLAAAIDVRILHESAQDDEKLFNAFCPASKKGERRFSPIMLRRLKKLGIDKTNPADLTPDEKRRMFRLDIDPASITWNRVVDISDRFLRVVKIGLGPEEKGMVRETGFDISVASEIMAILALTTGLADMRERLGRIVIGTSKAGQPVTADDLGVGGALTVLMKDAIMPNLMQTVENTPAIVHAGPFANIAHGNSSVIADQIALRLVGKDGYVVTESGFGADCGMEKFMDIKCRTSGLVPNCVVLVATVRALKMHGGGPKVVAGKPLAPEYTDENLDLLAKGLANLTAHIRNALRFGVPVVVAVNRFTTDTDAEIELIRKAALAVGADDAVASTQWADGGAGAVALARAVMAACAKPSGFRFLYPLDWNIKKKIETIATEIYGAAGVEYAPEAEAKVALYTKLGFDRLPICMAKTHLSLSHNPEWKGVPRNFLLPVRDIRASVGAGFLYPLCGDMRTMPGLPTRPVYFDVDLDLETGKVKGLF; encoded by the coding sequence ATGTCAGTGAAGATCGCCCGACCTGTCCCCAGCGACATCGAGATCGCCCAGTCCGCCGATCTGCTTCCGGCCGTCCAGGTGGCCGCCGGCCTCGGTCTCGGCGAGGACGACCTCGATCTCTACGGCAAATACAAGGCCAAGATCCACCTGGACGTGCTCGACCGGCTCAAGGGCCAGCCGCTCGGCCGCTACATCGACGTGACGGCCATCACGCCTACGCCGCTGGGCGAGGGCAAGACGACGACGACGGTCGGCCTAGGTCAGGCCCTCGGCGCCCACCTGGGCAAGAAGGTCGTCACCGTCGTCCGCCAGCCGAGCATGGGCCCGACCTTCGGCATCAAGGGCGGCGCCGCCGGGGGCGGCTATTCCCAAATCGTGCCCATGGAGGACTTCAACCTCCATCTGACCGGCGACATCCACGCCGTCACGGCCGCCAACGACCTCCTGGCGGCGGCCATCGACGTCCGCATCCTCCACGAATCGGCCCAGGACGACGAGAAGCTGTTCAACGCCTTCTGCCCGGCCAGCAAGAAGGGCGAGCGGCGCTTCTCCCCGATCATGCTCCGCCGCCTCAAGAAGCTCGGCATCGACAAGACCAACCCGGCCGACCTGACGCCGGACGAGAAGCGCCGGATGTTCCGCCTCGACATCGACCCGGCCAGCATCACCTGGAACCGGGTCGTCGACATCAGCGACCGCTTCCTCCGGGTCGTCAAGATCGGCCTGGGCCCGGAAGAGAAAGGGATGGTGCGCGAGACGGGCTTCGACATCTCCGTCGCCTCGGAGATCATGGCCATCCTGGCCCTGACCACGGGCCTGGCCGACATGCGGGAGCGCCTGGGCCGGATCGTCATCGGCACGAGCAAGGCGGGCCAGCCCGTCACGGCCGACGACCTCGGCGTCGGCGGGGCCCTGACCGTCCTGATGAAGGACGCCATCATGCCCAACCTCATGCAGACGGTCGAGAACACGCCGGCCATCGTCCACGCTGGCCCCTTCGCCAACATCGCCCACGGCAACTCCTCCGTCATCGCCGACCAGATCGCGCTGCGGCTGGTCGGGAAGGACGGCTACGTCGTCACCGAGTCGGGCTTCGGGGCCGACTGCGGCATGGAAAAGTTCATGGACATCAAGTGCCGGACGAGCGGCCTCGTTCCGAACTGCGTCGTCCTGGTGGCCACGGTCCGGGCCCTGAAGATGCACGGCGGCGGGCCCAAGGTCGTGGCCGGCAAGCCGCTCGCCCCCGAGTACACGGACGAGAACCTCGACCTCCTGGCCAAGGGGCTGGCCAACCTCACGGCCCACATCCGCAACGCCCTGCGCTTCGGCGTGCCGGTCGTCGTGGCCGTCAACCGCTTCACCACGGACACCGACGCCGAGATCGAGCTCATCCGCAAGGCCGCCCTGGCCGTCGGGGCCGACGACGCGGTGGCCTCCACCCAATGGGCGGACGGCGGGGCCGGGGCCGTCGCCCTGGCCAGGGCGGTCATGGCCGCCTGCGCGAAGCCGTCGGGCTTCAGGTTCCTCTACCCGCTCGACTGGAACATCAAGAAGAAGATCGAGACCATCGCGACCGAGATCTACGGCGCCGCCGGCGTCGAGTACGCGCCCGAGGCCGAGGCCAAGGTCGCCCTCTATACGAAGCTGGGCTTCGACCGGCTGCCCATCTGCATGGCCAAGACCCACCTGAGCCTGAGCCACAATCCCGAGTGGAAGGGCGTGCCGCGCAACTTCCTGCTGCCCGTCCGCGACATCCGGGCCAGCGTGGGGGCGGGCTTCCTTTATCCCCTCTGCGGCGACATGAGGACGATGCCCGGCCTGCCGACGCGGCCCGTCTATTTCGACGTCGATCTCGACCTGGAGACGGGCAAGGTCAAGGGCCTGTTCTGA